One window from the genome of Moorena sp. SIOASIH encodes:
- a CDS encoding response regulator transcription factor gives MRVLVVDDHELTRYSLQLAFSAQENIEIVALASNGKEAIDMVECHHPDVIVLDLQMPMMDGLSAATRIKSLEPDTKIIAYSSVEDPQIEVMSQTAPVDIFCRKDVATSDLINLVRKMGSDKVNRLEPLAKIS, from the coding sequence TTGCGAGTTCTTGTAGTTGACGACCATGAACTAACTCGATATAGCCTTCAGTTAGCATTTTCTGCTCAGGAGAATATTGAGATAGTTGCTCTTGCTAGTAACGGGAAAGAAGCCATTGATATGGTAGAGTGCCATCACCCGGATGTTATAGTGCTTGATCTGCAAATGCCTATGATGGATGGTCTCAGTGCAGCCACCCGGATCAAAAGCCTAGAGCCAGACACTAAAATCATTGCCTACTCTTCAGTAGAAGACCCCCAAATTGAGGTGATGAGCCAAACTGCTCCCGTTGATATCTTTTGTAGGAAAGATGTTGCCACTTCAGATCTAATTAATTTAGTTAGGAAAATGGGGAGTGATAAAGTTAACCGTCTAGAACCACTAGCTAAAATCAGCTGA
- a CDS encoding polysaccharide biosynthesis tyrosine autokinase translates to MEAIDYSEEIDFQKYWLVLKRRFLPATLAFGGVLGLAAWYASSQKTVYLAAAQLLLKTDNSSSLTGLDNPTATIDNVARQSDPLSTEVEILRSRPIIEKTIRALNLRDKNGEFYPPGVILGGLSVKPILGTDILTISYKSPNANWAEKIVNTLIRVYIENDIQTNRAEAVAARDFIEKQLPKVEATVSQAEADLRRFKEANKILDLQQEASIAVGSIAKLDDEISQLQAQLAQINAQSDGLRNKIGLDTQQAVAATSLRQSAGVQEALRQLQDVQAQLAVERTRFNDEYPTVAKLALQEAALLELLQERIEQVIGSQQPAPPVNSLLEFGPIQQQLTAELVQSEVQRLGLTSQLAVLTNTQSAYKQRSRVLPRLEQNQRELERRVAAAQATYQILLSKLQETRVAENQNVGNARVISEAIVPENPIPIPTNLILAGGAFAGILVAIATAFLLDLLDRSVHTLKELKELFRYTLLGVIPDYGKLVSTSYFGGFSQQNVFPIFPRDLPRSVIGEAYQILQANLKFISSDRPLQSIVVTSSVPKEGKSHVCANLAAAMAQVGRRVLLIDADLRYPSQHHLWELTNSVGLSNILVGEAQFHQAKQEVMTGLDVLMAGVIPPNPVALLDSQKMASLMEKFSQEYDCVILDTPALAGMADAPILGKMADGILLVARPEKVDSASANATKEILNSSGQNVLGLVTNGVIFKNEPNGYIYHNRENYTPPDVSQEKAECNQP, encoded by the coding sequence ATGGAAGCTATAGACTATTCAGAAGAAATAGATTTTCAGAAATACTGGCTAGTTCTCAAACGGCGCTTTTTGCCAGCTACCCTAGCCTTTGGTGGTGTTCTCGGTCTTGCTGCATGGTATGCCTCCTCTCAAAAAACTGTTTATTTAGCAGCAGCTCAACTGCTGTTAAAGACAGATAATTCCTCTTCTCTGACCGGGTTGGATAATCCAACTGCCACGATTGATAATGTGGCTCGCCAGAGCGACCCCTTATCTACGGAAGTAGAAATTCTTCGTTCCAGACCAATTATAGAAAAAACAATCAGAGCTCTCAACCTCAGGGATAAAAACGGTGAATTTTACCCTCCTGGGGTCATTTTAGGAGGACTGAGTGTCAAACCAATTTTGGGGACAGACATCCTAACCATTTCCTATAAATCCCCTAATGCTAATTGGGCAGAAAAGATAGTTAACACACTGATTAGGGTTTACATAGAGAATGATATCCAAACTAACCGAGCCGAAGCTGTCGCAGCTCGTGACTTTATTGAGAAACAACTCCCAAAAGTTGAAGCTACTGTCAGCCAAGCAGAAGCGGATTTGCGTAGATTCAAAGAAGCTAATAAAATATTAGACCTGCAACAAGAAGCTAGCATTGCAGTCGGGTCGATTGCCAAATTAGACGACGAAATTTCTCAACTTCAGGCTCAGTTAGCACAGATAAATGCTCAGTCTGATGGCTTGCGCAATAAGATCGGTCTGGATACACAGCAAGCTGTGGCAGCTACGTCTTTAAGGCAGTCTGCTGGGGTGCAGGAGGCACTCAGACAACTCCAAGATGTACAAGCTCAGTTAGCAGTCGAGCGCACCCGCTTCAACGATGAATACCCGACAGTGGCTAAGTTGGCTCTTCAGGAAGCCGCACTATTAGAACTACTACAAGAGCGAATAGAACAGGTCATTGGTAGCCAACAACCAGCGCCACCGGTTAATAGTTTGTTAGAGTTTGGACCGATCCAGCAACAACTGACTGCAGAACTGGTTCAGTCCGAGGTACAGCGTTTAGGACTGACTAGCCAGCTAGCTGTTCTGACCAATACTCAGTCGGCTTACAAACAGCGGTCTAGAGTCCTACCGAGACTAGAGCAGAATCAGCGGGAACTGGAGCGACGGGTAGCTGCTGCACAAGCAACTTACCAAATTTTGTTAAGCAAACTACAAGAAACCCGAGTTGCGGAAAATCAAAATGTCGGTAATGCCCGTGTTATTTCAGAGGCTATCGTTCCTGAAAACCCGATTCCGATCCCAACCAACCTGATCCTGGCAGGGGGAGCCTTTGCTGGTATCTTAGTTGCGATCGCTACGGCTTTCTTGCTCGACCTCTTAGACAGATCGGTTCATACGCTCAAAGAGTTAAAAGAGTTGTTCAGATATACGTTGTTAGGGGTTATTCCAGACTACGGCAAGCTGGTCAGTACAAGCTATTTTGGTGGATTTTCTCAACAGAATGTTTTCCCCATTTTTCCGAGAGATTTGCCCCGCTCTGTCATTGGTGAAGCCTATCAAATTCTGCAAGCCAATCTGAAATTTATCAGTTCTGATCGACCACTGCAATCGATTGTAGTAACCAGTTCTGTTCCTAAGGAAGGCAAGTCTCATGTCTGTGCTAATTTAGCTGCAGCTATGGCTCAAGTAGGACGCCGCGTGTTACTAATCGATGCTGATCTGCGTTATCCATCTCAACATCATCTGTGGGAACTAACTAACTCAGTGGGTTTAAGTAATATTCTCGTGGGTGAGGCTCAATTTCATCAGGCTAAACAGGAAGTAATGACTGGTCTTGATGTTCTGATGGCTGGGGTCATCCCTCCAAATCCTGTGGCTCTTCTGGACTCTCAGAAGATGGCTTCACTGATGGAGAAGTTCTCACAAGAGTATGACTGCGTTATCTTAGATACTCCAGCATTAGCTGGTATGGCTGATGCCCCAATTTTGGGCAAAATGGCTGACGGCATTTTGCTGGTAGCCCGACCTGAAAAGGTAGATTCTGCAAGCGCTAATGCGACTAAGGAAATTCTCAACAGCTCAGGTCAAAATGTTCTGGGGTTAGTTACCAATGGTGTAATCTTCAAAAACGAACCTAACGGCTATATCTACCACAACAGGGAAAACTATACTCCCCCAGATGTCAGTCAGGAAAAGGCTGAATGTAATCAGCCGTAA
- a CDS encoding DUF2854 domain-containing protein, translated as MLPRTSLGTVGLVIGGLLALIGFVAYATDNATLNLVGFFYGIPILLGGLALKAAELKPVELSQPTIPEVLTLREQSATPIQNQIRKDVMRYRYGQEAHLDSSLESLGLSPTDEERPVLMGLRETSVDGAYALILEFDSPLIPFETWLKKQEKLEKFFGPGIKVDLTELEEDQVDVALVVIPQETTTTM; from the coding sequence ATGTTACCCCGAACTTCCCTAGGAACTGTAGGTCTAGTAATTGGTGGATTACTTGCCCTAATCGGCTTTGTTGCCTACGCTACCGATAATGCCACCCTCAATCTAGTGGGATTCTTTTACGGAATTCCGATTCTACTAGGAGGTCTTGCCCTCAAAGCTGCGGAGTTAAAGCCTGTAGAATTAAGCCAACCAACAATTCCTGAAGTCCTGACGCTGCGAGAGCAAAGCGCCACCCCAATCCAAAACCAGATTCGCAAAGACGTAATGCGATATCGCTATGGTCAAGAAGCCCATCTAGATAGTTCCTTGGAAAGCCTTGGTTTATCTCCTACTGATGAAGAAAGACCTGTGTTGATGGGGTTACGAGAAACTTCGGTGGATGGTGCTTATGCCTTAATTCTCGAATTTGACTCCCCACTAATTCCTTTTGAGACTTGGCTCAAAAAGCAGGAAAAACTGGAAAAATTCTTTGGACCTGGTATTAAAGTAGATTTAACCGAACTTGAAGAAGACCAGGTTGATGTAGCCCTAGTGGTAATACCCCAAGAAACCACCACCACCATGTAA
- a CDS encoding GDP-L-fucose synthase: MESLDLSNKRILVTGGAGFLGRQVVDQLCKAGADAQKITIPRSRDYDLRSLENCQRAVDQQDIIIHLAAHVGGIGLNREKPAELFYDNLMMGTQLIHAAYEAGVEKFVCVGTICAYPKFTPVPFKEDNLWDGYPEETNAPYGVAKKALLVQLQAYRQQYGFNGIYLLPVNLYGPEDNFDPSSSHVIPALIRKVYEAQQKGEMTLPAWGDGSPTREFLYSTDAARGIVMATTDYNQPEPVNLGTGYEISIRDLVELICELMEFKGEIVWETDKPNGQPRRCLDIQRAKEEFNFTAQMEFKQGLKNTIDWYRQHAS; encoded by the coding sequence ATGGAAAGTTTAGATCTTAGTAATAAGAGGATTCTAGTTACTGGTGGAGCTGGATTTCTAGGGCGTCAGGTAGTGGATCAGTTGTGTAAAGCTGGAGCGGATGCACAGAAGATTACTATTCCGCGATCGCGTGATTATGACCTGCGCTCTTTAGAGAACTGTCAAAGAGCTGTGGATCAGCAGGATATCATCATTCATCTTGCTGCTCACGTTGGTGGCATTGGTCTTAATCGAGAAAAGCCAGCTGAGCTATTCTATGACAATTTAATGATGGGTACTCAGCTAATTCATGCCGCCTATGAAGCTGGTGTGGAAAAATTTGTCTGTGTTGGTACCATCTGTGCCTATCCCAAATTCACACCAGTACCCTTCAAAGAGGATAACCTCTGGGATGGTTATCCAGAAGAAACCAATGCCCCTTATGGGGTTGCGAAGAAAGCTCTTTTAGTCCAGCTACAAGCCTATCGGCAACAGTACGGATTCAATGGCATCTACCTGTTACCCGTGAACTTGTATGGTCCGGAAGATAATTTCGACCCCAGCAGTTCCCACGTAATCCCTGCCCTAATTCGTAAAGTCTATGAAGCGCAGCAAAAGGGAGAAATGACATTGCCAGCGTGGGGTGATGGCAGTCCTACCCGTGAGTTTCTCTACTCAACTGATGCAGCACGGGGTATTGTGATGGCTACCACCGATTACAATCAGCCAGAGCCAGTTAATTTGGGTACAGGCTATGAAATCTCAATTCGCGATTTAGTTGAGTTGATTTGCGAATTGATGGAATTTAAGGGAGAAATTGTCTGGGAAACTGATAAACCCAATGGTCAGCCTCGCCGTTGTCTGGATATTCAACGAGCGAAGGAGGAGTTTAACTTCACTGCTCAGATGGAGTTTAAGCAGGGGTTGAAGAATACTATCGACTGGTATCGACAACACGCTAGCTAA
- a CDS encoding transposase codes for MLTMTYEYKLQPTSEQITIIEQTLDVCRAVWNFALRQRKDWCASRKCPVNACSIYSEYIIGVDQPFPNYHRQAKQLTEAKKVYPQLKNVHSQVLQQTLRTLDRAWDDHKARGFGCPRFKNKYRMRSFVFPQLGKEPIKDDAIKLPKLRWVKWRQSRPIPEGFEIKQARIVRKASGYFVMLSLQLDVNIPNPFPHGHPRGIDLGYDKFVATSDGEEIKRPRFIITLQRKLKLLQRRLRNKQFGSNNRHKLNQKIARLHQRISDTRQDWHFKLAHHLCDGAGMIFVENINFCSWQRGMLSKSAADAGFGQFVNILEWVCWKTDTYFAKVDKDGTSQTCPNCGAHTGKKTLDIRIHSCSECGYTTTRDVAAAQEVRNRGINGVRLHSDFLSKGTLTNTAVGQIVAENVCGLDATGSIGHDALVGTGRSRKSNS; via the coding sequence ATGTTAACCATGACCTACGAGTACAAACTACAACCAACTTCCGAACAGATAACAATCATTGAGCAAACCCTAGATGTATGTCGTGCTGTTTGGAACTTTGCGTTACGTCAGCGCAAAGATTGGTGTGCATCTCGTAAGTGCCCTGTTAATGCTTGCTCAATATATTCTGAGTACATCATCGGTGTCGATCAACCGTTTCCGAATTACCATCGCCAAGCTAAACAGTTGACCGAAGCTAAAAAAGTCTATCCTCAACTGAAAAATGTTCATTCTCAAGTACTACAGCAGACATTAAGAACCCTAGATAGAGCTTGGGATGATCACAAAGCTAGGGGGTTTGGTTGCCCTCGCTTTAAGAATAAATATCGGATGCGGAGTTTTGTTTTTCCACAATTAGGAAAAGAACCAATTAAAGATGATGCTATTAAGTTGCCGAAGCTGCGATGGGTTAAATGGAGGCAATCAAGACCCATACCAGAAGGGTTTGAAATTAAGCAAGCCAGGATAGTTAGAAAGGCATCTGGTTATTTTGTGATGTTGTCACTTCAGCTTGATGTTAATATACCCAATCCATTTCCTCACGGACATCCCAGAGGTATTGATCTAGGCTACGACAAATTTGTAGCAACAAGTGATGGCGAAGAGATTAAGCGACCTCGATTTATTATAACCTTACAACGCAAGCTGAAATTGCTGCAACGTAGGTTAAGAAATAAACAGTTTGGATCGAATAATCGACACAAGTTAAACCAAAAAATAGCTAGGCTACATCAACGTATATCTGACACTCGCCAAGACTGGCATTTTAAATTGGCTCATCATCTTTGTGATGGTGCAGGAATGATATTTGTTGAAAATATAAACTTTTGCTCGTGGCAAAGAGGGATGCTCTCAAAATCAGCTGCCGATGCGGGTTTTGGACAATTTGTCAACATTCTAGAATGGGTATGCTGGAAAACCGATACCTATTTTGCAAAGGTAGATAAAGATGGCACAAGCCAGACTTGTCCTAACTGTGGCGCACACACAGGTAAAAAGACTTTGGATATTCGTATTCATAGCTGTAGTGAGTGTGGATATACTACTACACGGGATGTAGCAGCAGCCCAAGAAGTTAGAAATAGAGGAATTAATGGGGTGCGACTCCACTCGGATTTCCTGAGCAAGGGAACGCTCACCAACACAGCGGTTGGGCAGATCGTTGCAGAAAACGTCTGTGGACTGGATGCGACGGGGAGTATCGGTCACGATGCTCTAGTTGGCACAGGAAGAAGCAGAAAGTCTAACTCGTGA
- a CDS encoding DUF3370 domain-containing protein, giving the protein MLPFLLNFTLAQATPAPTPQVEIVQLQEIRPLPGQLDNVPVFNSNSPELVQTEGILLSTFPPSDKGNPGAHLNFPFQGRFDIFAHHVAKAATLEDLRTLYLGIILHNPGKEPVTVDIIEAASYLSQPDAPFIELPSQLDNSSGRVYAGPGSRVMSDILRGGRQDGFPAQLVIQAQQSRMLLNLPIPVRTLTPPINGRSTLMRLYSDGKVYAASLAQYAPLDTDGNERSPTIAQWQNLLEQGELAGPRDRAPTVPIATTGSIIYGRVAGVARGSRWQAQLVDNPTAQSLTIPQPGQAFSYGLSTLHHGRLGTGQIQSAPMLVRYPDTAYFAHGNYGVQYSLTLPLINPTGDTQTVTLAIETPIKQDQIQGGLRFLKAPAKQIFFRGTVQLSYKDDEGLPRTRYVHLVQRRGEQGDTLVRLQMPPLEQRLVQVDFLYPPDSTPPQVLTVRTHHQ; this is encoded by the coding sequence ATGCTGCCATTTTTACTAAATTTCACCCTGGCTCAAGCCACCCCAGCACCAACACCTCAAGTAGAAATCGTGCAACTCCAAGAAATACGCCCTCTACCAGGACAACTAGATAATGTACCCGTATTCAACAGCAACAGTCCCGAACTAGTACAGACTGAAGGAATTTTACTGTCCACATTTCCCCCTTCTGACAAAGGCAACCCAGGGGCTCACTTAAACTTTCCATTTCAGGGGCGCTTTGATATCTTTGCCCACCATGTTGCCAAAGCAGCCACCCTAGAGGATTTGCGCACCCTCTATCTGGGGATTATCCTCCACAATCCGGGCAAAGAACCAGTAACAGTCGATATTATTGAGGCAGCTAGTTACCTGAGTCAGCCTGATGCACCATTTATCGAATTACCCTCCCAATTAGATAATTCTTCCGGTAGAGTTTATGCTGGGCCTGGTAGCCGAGTGATGAGTGATATCCTGCGTGGAGGTAGGCAAGACGGATTTCCTGCCCAATTGGTGATTCAGGCTCAGCAAAGCCGCATGTTGCTGAATCTGCCAATTCCAGTGCGAACCTTGACACCACCCATTAATGGTCGCTCAACTTTGATGCGGTTATACAGTGATGGAAAGGTATACGCCGCCAGTCTTGCCCAGTATGCACCTTTAGATACTGATGGGAATGAACGCTCTCCTACTATAGCTCAATGGCAGAATTTATTAGAGCAAGGGGAGTTAGCTGGACCACGCGATCGCGCCCCGACTGTTCCGATTGCTACTACTGGTTCAATTATCTACGGTCGAGTGGCAGGAGTAGCCCGAGGCTCTAGATGGCAAGCTCAGTTGGTTGATAATCCTACTGCTCAATCTCTAACTATTCCGCAACCGGGACAAGCCTTTTCCTACGGACTGAGTACCCTCCATCATGGCAGGTTAGGTACTGGTCAAATTCAGAGTGCGCCGATGTTAGTCCGTTATCCAGATACCGCCTATTTTGCCCATGGTAACTATGGGGTGCAATACAGCCTGACCTTGCCACTGATTAATCCCACCGGGGATACTCAAACGGTCACCCTGGCTATTGAGACACCGATTAAACAAGATCAAATCCAGGGAGGATTAAGGTTTTTAAAGGCACCAGCTAAGCAAATATTTTTCCGAGGGACAGTGCAATTGAGCTATAAGGATGATGAAGGTTTACCTCGGACGCGCTATGTGCATTTGGTACAACGGCGTGGTGAGCAGGGGGATACCCTAGTTAGGTTGCAGATGCCACCCCTTGAGCAACGGCTGGTGCAAGTCGATTTTCTCTATCCGCCAGACTCGACACCCCCCCAAGTTTTAACTGTTCGGACACACCATCAATAG
- a CDS encoding chlororespiratory reduction protein 7: MPNSIMFQEDGYVVLETNQPEVILTPMELKSKLMAILANRQDDLPRDLQHLTSLEEQGQYLMETSCELDVGPGEYLQWYVVRL, encoded by the coding sequence ATGCCTAATTCTATAATGTTCCAGGAAGATGGCTATGTAGTTCTCGAAACTAATCAACCAGAGGTGATTCTGACTCCAATGGAGTTAAAGTCAAAGTTAATGGCAATCTTGGCAAATCGTCAGGATGATTTGCCCAGGGATTTGCAGCATTTGACCTCTTTGGAGGAGCAAGGACAGTATTTGATGGAGACCAGCTGTGAATTAGATGTAGGACCTGGAGAGTATTTACAGTGGTATGTAGTCCGCCTCTAA
- a CDS encoding sugar transferase encodes MELPLTETYRFDIRDPVFAKLRRNTYAVWLRMVTLVVTDVFMLLMACLIAVNFGNYINNDWGIFNQAILVYVVIPWEILLIALQDLYNSGNKRRDYLALAQTITVAQISLLVIAGLYQPDQFVIQPIYSLLWLLSIALVCIGRLGIDFILKRLRKKGLLRYPTLIICSPDQQQKAIQLLGNEDCYGIIKFFDVNLLDKSNISDFIKEIRALDVAEVFVCSWNNVKDYMFFYWSLRNAGITLRILCTELGPIYQNLEMSSIASVPTIRFSPPLITGIDFWAKRCFDFVLSVLVMIVLLPLFVSISVLVKLDSPGPIFYKQERVGLHNKRFKAWKFRSMFVDADQRLKDLEARNEMKDGVLFKIKDDPRITKVGKFIRRYSLDELPQLFNVLFGEMSLVGPRPLPIRDVNKFSEHHFIRHAVLPGITGLWQVSGRSDITSFEEVVRLDTFYMENWSLWLDLKILVKTAIVLLQKKGAY; translated from the coding sequence ATGGAACTGCCCTTAACTGAAACCTATAGATTTGATATACGTGATCCTGTTTTTGCCAAACTTCGTCGCAATACCTATGCTGTATGGCTTCGCATGGTTACATTAGTTGTCACTGATGTATTCATGCTATTGATGGCATGCTTAATTGCCGTTAATTTTGGTAATTACATAAATAATGATTGGGGAATATTCAATCAAGCAATACTAGTTTATGTAGTCATACCCTGGGAAATTTTATTGATTGCTTTACAAGACCTTTATAATTCTGGTAACAAACGCCGTGACTACTTAGCTCTAGCCCAGACAATCACTGTTGCCCAGATTAGTCTACTCGTTATTGCTGGCCTGTATCAGCCTGATCAATTTGTGATTCAACCAATTTATAGTTTGTTGTGGCTATTAAGCATTGCTCTTGTCTGCATCGGACGCTTAGGAATAGATTTTATTCTGAAACGGCTTCGCAAAAAAGGTTTACTTCGCTATCCAACCCTGATAATCTGTTCACCAGATCAACAACAAAAAGCAATTCAACTACTGGGGAACGAAGATTGTTATGGCATCATTAAATTCTTCGATGTTAATTTGTTAGATAAATCGAATATATCCGATTTTATTAAAGAAATTCGTGCTCTAGACGTAGCCGAAGTATTTGTTTGCTCTTGGAACAATGTAAAAGATTATATGTTCTTTTACTGGAGTCTCAGAAACGCAGGTATAACCTTGCGAATTTTGTGTACAGAATTAGGACCTATTTACCAAAACTTGGAGATGTCTAGTATTGCTAGTGTACCTACCATACGGTTTTCTCCCCCTCTAATTACTGGTATTGACTTTTGGGCAAAAAGATGTTTTGATTTTGTGCTTTCTGTATTAGTAATGATTGTGCTTTTGCCACTGTTTGTTAGTATTTCCGTTTTAGTCAAGCTTGATTCGCCAGGACCGATATTTTACAAACAGGAAAGAGTGGGGTTACATAATAAACGATTTAAGGCTTGGAAATTTCGCAGTATGTTTGTGGATGCTGACCAACGCCTCAAAGATCTAGAAGCTCGTAATGAAATGAAAGATGGTGTTCTCTTTAAGATAAAAGATGATCCACGGATTACTAAAGTAGGAAAATTCATCCGCCGCTATAGCCTAGATGAACTTCCCCAATTATTTAACGTTCTCTTTGGAGAAATGAGTTTAGTTGGTCCTAGGCCCTTGCCAATTAGAGATGTCAATAAATTCTCTGAACACCACTTTATACGTCATGCAGTTTTACCGGGAATAACCGGACTTTGGCAAGTGTCGGGTCGTTCCGATATTACTTCTTTTGAAGAAGTGGTACGTCTAGATACTTTTTACATGGAAAATTGGTCACTATGGCTAGATTTGAAGATTTTAGTAAAAACTGCCATAGTGCTTTTACAAAAAAAAGGTGCTTACTAG
- the hpsE gene encoding hormogonium polysaccharide biosynthesis glycosyltransferase HpsE, producing MLIKLTVAIPTYNGQKRLPEVLDRLRDCCQQDQLSWEVIVIDNNSTDGTAKLVQAYQANWPQQYPLRYCFEPKQGAAYARCRAIQEARGELVGFLDDDTIPSMSWIAAAYAFGKSHPTSGAYGSQIHGVFEVTPPPNFDKLAPFLAITERGCEPLLYEPHKKLLPPSAGLVVRKQAWLESMPSRPILTGRTKSSMLTGEDLEMLSRIQAKGWEIWYNPAMEIEHKIPSWRLRREYLIPFFRGIGLSRHVTRMLSVKPWLRPLATLAYMTNDLRKITFHWLKHGGSIQSDLIAACQMELFLSSLWSPFYLLKHGYLADYDN from the coding sequence ATGCTTATTAAGTTAACTGTTGCCATCCCAACATACAACGGTCAGAAGCGTCTACCAGAAGTCTTAGACCGACTGCGAGACTGTTGCCAGCAAGACCAACTCAGCTGGGAAGTTATTGTTATTGACAACAACAGCACTGACGGCACTGCTAAGCTTGTTCAGGCTTATCAAGCCAATTGGCCACAGCAATATCCCTTGAGGTATTGTTTTGAACCGAAACAAGGGGCAGCTTATGCCAGATGCCGTGCTATTCAGGAAGCCAGAGGTGAACTAGTGGGTTTCCTAGACGATGACACGATTCCATCAATGTCTTGGATAGCTGCTGCTTACGCCTTTGGCAAATCTCACCCTACTTCTGGTGCTTATGGTAGTCAAATCCATGGTGTTTTTGAAGTGACTCCTCCGCCAAATTTTGATAAACTTGCGCCATTTTTAGCAATCACTGAACGTGGCTGTGAGCCATTACTTTATGAACCTCACAAAAAATTACTACCGCCTTCAGCTGGGTTGGTTGTGCGAAAACAAGCTTGGTTAGAGAGTATGCCCTCTCGGCCTATTTTGACTGGGCGCACTAAGAGCAGTATGTTAACTGGGGAAGATTTAGAGATGTTGTCTCGTATCCAAGCTAAGGGCTGGGAAATCTGGTACAATCCTGCTATGGAAATTGAGCACAAAATCCCTAGCTGGCGTCTGAGACGTGAGTATTTAATTCCATTTTTCCGTGGGATTGGTTTAAGTCGTCATGTCACCCGGATGTTGAGTGTAAAACCTTGGCTAAGACCATTGGCTACTCTGGCTTACATGACCAACGATTTGCGCAAAATTACCTTTCACTGGCTCAAGCATGGTGGTTCTATCCAGTCTGATTTAATTGCAGCTTGCCAAATGGAGTTGTTTCTTAGTAGTCTATGGAGTCCTTTTTACCTCCTTAAACATGGGTATTTGGCTGACTATGATAACTAG
- the gmd gene encoding GDP-mannose 4,6-dehydratase has protein sequence MTEPKRALITGITGQDGSYLSELLLEKGYEVHGIIRRTSTFNTDRIDHIYVDPHNENARFFLHYGDLTDGVTLRRILEAVQPLEIYNLGAQSHVRVSFDSPEYTVDSVGMGTLRLLEAIRDYRQRTGIDVRFYQAGSSEMFGKVQEIPQKETTPFYPRSPYACAKVYAHWQTINYRESYGMFACNGILFNHESPRRGETFVTRKITRAIARIVGGQQKKLYLGNLDSKRDWGYAKDYVKAMWMMLQQDKPDDYVVATGETHSVQEFLEIAFKYVNLDWHDYVEFDKRYLRPAEVDILIGDPTKAKKTLGWEPSVTFEQLVALMVEADLQALGLSLPNGKSTQPLNDQAYIRQGVATMVD, from the coding sequence ATGACGGAACCAAAGAGAGCGCTAATCACTGGAATTACAGGTCAAGACGGTTCCTACTTGAGTGAGTTGTTGCTAGAAAAGGGCTATGAGGTTCACGGTATTATCCGAAGGACCTCCACCTTCAACACAGATCGCATTGACCACATCTATGTAGACCCCCACAATGAAAACGCACGGTTCTTCTTACACTACGGTGACTTGACTGATGGTGTTACCCTACGCCGGATCTTAGAGGCGGTTCAGCCATTGGAAATTTATAACTTAGGGGCTCAATCCCATGTTCGGGTCAGTTTTGACTCCCCAGAATATACCGTTGACTCGGTGGGAATGGGTACTCTCCGACTGTTGGAGGCGATTCGAGACTATCGTCAGCGCACCGGTATCGACGTGCGTTTCTATCAAGCTGGTTCTTCTGAGATGTTTGGGAAGGTACAGGAGATACCCCAAAAGGAAACCACTCCATTTTATCCCCGCTCTCCTTATGCCTGTGCTAAGGTGTATGCTCACTGGCAAACTATAAACTATCGTGAATCCTATGGCATGTTTGCCTGCAATGGTATACTATTTAACCACGAATCACCCCGTCGAGGGGAAACCTTTGTAACCCGCAAGATTACCCGAGCAATTGCCCGAATTGTCGGAGGTCAGCAGAAAAAACTCTACCTGGGTAATCTTGATTCTAAGCGAGACTGGGGTTACGCTAAGGACTATGTCAAGGCAATGTGGATGATGCTCCAGCAAGACAAACCAGATGATTATGTGGTAGCGACTGGTGAAACCCACTCGGTTCAGGAATTTTTAGAGATTGCCTTCAAATATGTCAATCTGGATTGGCATGATTATGTGGAGTTTGACAAGCGTTATTTGCGTCCTGCTGAGGTAGATATACTGATTGGTGACCCCACCAAGGCAAAGAAGACGCTGGGTTGGGAGCCATCTGTAACCTTTGAGCAGTTGGTAGCCTTAATGGTAGAAGCGGATTTACAAGCCTTGGGTCTGTCGCTCCCTAACGGCAAAAGTACTCAACCTTTGAATGATCAAGCCTATATCCGTCAAGGCGTAGCTACGATGGTTGACTAA